The region GCCACGCAGAAGGAGCCGGTGGGCGCTGTCTCGACGGCGCGGCGCTCCTGCCCTCGCGTCGCCGCGAGCGACACCGCGATCGAGATGCCGATGATGAGCGCGACGACGGTGAGGGAGACGAGCGTGGGGATGTGCAGCACGTCGAGCAGCGCCATCTTCCCGCCCACCCAGATCAGCACGAGCGAGAGTCCGACCTTGAGGTAGACGAAGCGGTGGATGAGATCGGCGAGCAGGAAGTACATCGCTCGCAGCCCGAGGATCGCGAACGCGTTCGCGGTGAAGACGAGGAACGGCTCGGAGGTGACCGCGAAGATCGCCGGGATCGAGTCGACCGCGAAGACGATGTCCGTCATCTCGACCAGCACGAGCACCGCGAGCAGCGGCGTCGCCACCACGACTCCCGCCTTCCGCGCGAGGAAGCGCTGCCCGTGGTACGCATCCGTCATCGGCACGACGCGCCGGAAGAGCCTGAGCACTCGCGAGCGCTCGGGGTGCACGTGCTCGTTGCGAGTGCGCAGCATCTGGATGCCCGTGACGATGAGGAATGCGGCGAAGACGTAGAGGATCCAGGCGAAGCTCTCGATGAGAGTAGCCCCGACCGCGATGAAGATGCCGCGGAAGACGAGCGCGCCGAGCACACCGAGGAACAGCACTCGGTGCTGGAGCTCTCGCGGCACCGAGAACGCGGCGAAGATGATCGCCCAGACGAAGACGTTGTCGACCGCGAGCGACTTCTCGATCAGGTAGCCGGCGAAGTACTGCTGGCCGAGCTCGGCGCCCCACAGGTTCCAGACGACGATCCCGAAGCTGATGCCCGAGAGCGCCCAGACGATCGACCAGGCGAGCGCCTCGCGCACGCTGATGACGTGTGCCCGCCGATGTGCGAAGAGATCGATCGCGAGCATGACGACGATCGCCGCGAGCACGGCGAGCCAGGCATAGAAAGGTACATCCATCGTGTCCTCCAGTTGACGGTGCAACTGGAGGTCTCGTCCGAGGCCCGAAGGCCTCCGAGCGCCGGAGCCCGATGGCGAGCACGAAGTGACGACGCGTGGCCGGGGGACTACTCCTCTCCGCAAGTCTCGGACATGCGCAGACGCTGCGGCGGGAACCGATCGAGGCGCTCTCCTTGCCAGGCCACAGCGGATGCCGCGGTTCGCCGCACGGATGGCCCTCAGCCGAGCATCGCTAGCCTCGAGCATGCGCAATCCCATCCCGGAGCTGCTCGACGAGATGCTGCGCGAGTGCGCCGACGACGACGGCGGGGAGCTGCACGACGAGATCCCCGAGCTCGCGGAGGCGGACCCCGACCGCTTCGCGATCGCGCTCTGCACGGCCGACGGCACCGTCTACGCGACGGGCGACGCCGAGCACCGCTTCACGATCCAGTCGATCTCGAAGCCGCTGGTCTACGCGCTCGCGCTCGCCGACCGCGGGCTCGAGAAGGTGCTCGAGCACGTCGGCGTCGAGCCCTCGGGCGACGCCTTCCATGAGATCTCGCTCGAGCCCAGCGGCCGGCCGCGCAACCCCATGATCAACGTCGGCGCCGTCACGACGCACTCCCTCGTCGGCGACCCCGCGTGGAGCCTGGCCGAGCGCGACGAGCGCGTCCGGGTGGGGCTCTCGGCCTTCGCCGGCCGCGAGCTCGAGATCGACGAGGCGGTGTTCGAGTCGGAGCGCTCGGTCGCGAGCCACACGCTCGCGCTCGCCTACCTGTCGCACTCGCAGGGCAAGCTCGACGGCGAGCCGCACGACGCCGTCGACGGCTACATCCGCCAGTGCTCTATGCTCGTCGACGTGCGCGACCTCGCGGTGATGGCGATGACGCTCGCGAACGGCGGCAGGAATCCGATCACCGGCGAGCAGGTCGTGCCCGTCTGGGCGTGCACCCAAGCACTGAGCGTCATGGCGACGTGCGGCATGTACGACGCCGCGGGGGACTGGATGAGCCGGGTCGGCATCCCGGCGAAGAGCGGCGTCGCGGGCGGCGTGCTCGGGACGCTCCCCGGCCAGATCGGCGCCGGCGCGTTCTCGCCGCGGCTCGACGACGTCGGCACGAGCGTGCGTGGCGCGCGAGCCTTCGCGCGCATGTCGACCGAGCTCGGCCTCCACCTCATGCACGCGCCCGAGCTCGCCACGCACGTGCTCTACGGCGTCGTCGAGCCCGACACCGACGGCGACGGCCTGCGCGAGGTGCAGCTGCAGGGCACGATGCAGTTCGCCGCGGCCGAGGCGGCCCTGCGCGAGCTTGAGGCGCTGCCCGAGGAGGACGCTCCGCTCGTGCTCGACCTCTCCCGCGTCGTCTCGGCGAGCGCGATCGGCCGGCGGCTGCTCAGCGAGGCGGTCGAGCGGATGCGCGCCGACGGCCGGGAGGTGCGGGTCACCGACCCCGACGGGGTGCTCGGCGCATGACGAGCAGCTGCTCCGCTCCTGAGCGCAGCGGAGCGCGACCGGTGGACGGCTAGCCTCGTCGCATGCACACGCCTGTGACGGACTTCCTCGAGCAGGTGCGACTCTCGTGCGCGGACAGCGACGAGGGCGAGCTCGCGCACTACATCCCCCAGCTCGCCGAGGCAGATCCCGCCCCGTTCGGCGCCGCGCTCTGCATGCTCGACGGCACGGTCTACGGGGTCGGCGACGCGGAGCATCGCTTCACGATCCAGTCGATCTCGAAGCCCTTCGTGTATGCGCTCGCGCTCGCCGACCGCGGTCTCGACGAGGTGCTCGAGCACGTCGGGGTGGAGCCGTCCGGGGATGCGTTCAGCGAGATCTCGCTCGAACCGAACGGCCGCCCTCGCAACCCGATGATCAACATCGGCGCGATCACGACACACGCGCTCGCGGGCGCGCGGGACGCGGGCGGGGATGAGAGCACCGCGCGTGTGATCGAGGGACTCTCGGCCTTCGCCGGTCGGGCGCTCGAGGTCGACGAGGTCGTCTACGAGTCCGAGCGATCGACCGCCGACCGCAACATGGCGCTCGCCTACCTCGTGCGCGCGCAGGGCAAGCTGCAGGACGAGCCGCGGCTCGCGGTCGACGGCTACAGCCGCCAGTGCTCGGTGCTCGTCGATGTGCGCGATCTCGCGGTCATGGCCATGACGCTTGCCGCCGGGGGCCGCAATCCGCTCACGGGCGAGCGGGTGGTGCCCAGGTGGGTGTGCAGGCAAGTGCTGAGCGTGATGGCGACCTGCGGCATGTACGACGCGGCGGGGGATTGGATGAGCACGGTCGGCATCCCGGCGAAGAGCGGTGTCTCGGGCGGCATCATCGGAGCACTGCCGGGGCAGGTCGGCATCGGCACGTTCTCGCCGAGGCTCGACCGCTCGGGCAACAGCGTACGAGGCGTGCGGATGTGCGAACAGCTCTCGGCCGAGATGGGACTGCATCTCATGGAGACGCCCGAGGTCGCCTCGCACGTGGTGCACGGCGTCATCCAGCCGGAAGCAGGGCACGGCTCCCACGAGGTGCAGCTGCAGGGTGTCATGCACTTCGCGGCGGCCGAGGCCGCGCTGCGAGCACTTGCGCGATTGCCCGACGATGGCGCGCCGGTGGTGCTGGAGCTGTCGCGAGTGCCGTCGGCGAACGACATCGGAAGACGGATGCTGCGCGAGGGCATGCGACGCATGGGCGCAGACGGGCGCGCCGTGAGCGTCGTGGATCCGGACGGCGTGCTGGAAGGCTGACCGCCGCCGTGACCCCAGATCGCGGCGATGCGGCCGGTCACCCCGTACGGTGACCGGCCGCATCCCTTCGCGTCAGCGCAGGGTCAGAAGTCCCAGTCCTCGTCCTCGGTCGCCTCGGCCTTGCCGATGACGTAGGAGGAGCCGGAGCCCGAGAAGAAGTCGTGGTTCTCATCGGCGTTCGGCGACAGCGACGACAGGATCGCCGGGTTGACGTCGGTGACGGTCGATGGGAACAGCGGCTCGAAGCCCAGGTTCATCAGCGCCTTGTTGGCGTTGTAGTGGAGGAACTTCTTGACGTCCTCGGTGAGGCCCACGGGGTCGTAGAGCTCGGCCGAGTACTTCGACTCGTTCTCGTAGAGCTCGTAGAGCAGCGAGTACGTGTAGTCCTTGATCTCGGCCTGCTTCTCAGGGCTGAGCTTCTCGTAGCCCTTCTGGAACTTGTAGCCGATGTAGTAGCCGTGCACGGCCTCGTCGCGGATGATGAGGCGGATCATGTCGGCCGTGTTCGTGAGCTTCGCGCGGCTCGACCAGTACATCGGCAGGTAGAAGCCCGAGTAGAACATGAACGACTCGAGCAGCGTCGAGGCGACCTTGCGCTTGAGCGGGTCGTCGCCCTCGTAGTAGCCGATGATGATCTCGGCCTTGCGCTGCAGGTACGGGTTCTCCGTCGACCAGCGGAAGGCGTCGTCGATCTCCTTCGTCGACGCGAGCGTCGAGAAGATCGACGAGTACGACTTCGCGTGCACGCTCTCCATGAAGGCGATGTTCGTGAGCACCGCCTCCTCGTGCGGCGTCACCGCATCCGGGATGAGCGAGACGGCGCCGACGGTGCCCTGGATGGTGTCGAGCAGCGTGAGGCCGGTGAAGACGCGCATCGTGAGCAGCTTCTCGTCCTCGGTGAGGGTCGCCCACGACTGGATGTCGTTCGACAGCGGCACCTTCTCGGGCAGCCAGAAGTTGTTCACGAGGCGGTTCCAGACCTCGAGGTCCTTGTCGTCCTCGATGCGGTTCCAGTTGATCGCCTGCACCAGGTGGTTGTGGCGGTGCTGGCGCTTCTGGGCCTCGGTCTGGGCGGGGCCGTCGAGCGCCTCCTGGATCTCGGCGTGGTCGGCCTCGATCGCCGCGCCGGCCTCCTCCGCGAGGGTCGGCGCATCGATGGCGTCGTCGAAGACCGATGCCGGCGTCTCTTGGGTGTCCATGTCCTGTTCCTTCATCGTTGTCGCGCTAAAAGTGAGGAAATCACAGCATGCAGCTGACGCAGCCATCCACTTCCGTACCCTCGAGCGCCAGCTGGCGGAGTCGCACGTAGTAGATCGTCTTGATGCCCTTGCGCCACGCGGAGATCTGCGCGCGGTTGATGTCGCGGGTCGTCGCCGTGTCCTTGAAGAACAGCGTGAGCGAGAGGCCCTGGTCGACGTGCTGCGTCGCCGCGGCGTAGGTGTCGATGATCTTGTCGGGACCGATCTCGTAGGCGTCCTGGAAGTACTCGAGGTTGTCGTTCGTCATGAACGGCGCCGGGTAGTAGACGCGCCCGAGCTTGCCCTCCTTGCGGATCTCGATCTTCGCCGCGATCGGGTGGATCGACGACGTCGAGTTGTTGATGTACGAGATCGAGCCGGTCGGCGGCACCGCCTGCAGGTTCTGGTTGTAGATGCCGTGCTCCTGCACGAGCGCCTTGAGCTCACGCCAGTCGTCCTGCGTGGGGATGTGGATCTCCGACGCGTCGAAGAGCTCCTGCACGCGGGCTGTGGCCGGCTTCCACTCCTGCTCGGTGTACTTGTCGAAGAACTCGCCGGTCGCGTACTTCGAGCGCTCGAAGCCCTCGAAGGTGCGGCCCTTCTCCTGCGCGATGCGGTTGGAGGCCCGCAGCGCGTGGAACAGCACCGTGTAGAAGTAGATGTTCGTGAAGTCGATGCCCTCCTCCGAGCCGTAGAAGATCCGCTCGCGGCCGAGGTAGCCGTGCAGGTTCATCTGGCCGAGGCCGATCGCGTGGCTCATGTCGTTGCCGCGCGCGATCGACGGCACGGAGCCGATGTTCGACTGGTCGGAGACCGCGGTGAGCGCCCGGATGGCCGTCTCGACGGTCTTGCCGAAGTCGGGCGAGTCCATCGACAGCGCGATGTTCATCGAGCCGAGGTTGCAGGAGATGTCCTTGCCGACCGAGACGTAGTCGAGGTCGTCGTCGTAGGTCGACGGGGTGTTGACCTGCAGGATCTCGCTGCAGAGGTTCGACATGTTGATGCGGCCGTCGATCGGGTTCGCCCGGTTCACCGTGTCCTCGAACATGATGTACGGGTAGCCCGACTCGAACTGGATCTCGGCGAGCGTCTGGAAGAACTCGCGCGCGTTGATCTTCGTCTTCGTGATGCGGGCGTCATCGACCATCTCGTGGTACTTCTCGGTCACCGAGATGTCGCTGAAGGGCACGCCGTAGACGCGCTCGACGTCGTACGGCGAGAACAGGTACATGTCCTCGCCCTTCTTCGCGAGCTCGAACGTGATGTCGGGCACCACGACGCCGAGCGAGAGCGTCTTGATGCGGATCTTCTCGTCGGCGTTCTCGCGCTTCGTGTCGAGGAAGCGCATGATGTCGGGGTGGTGCGCCTGGAGGTACACCGCGCCCGCGCCCTGGCGCGCACCGAGCTGGTTCGCGTACGAGAAGCTGTCTTCGAAGAGCTTCATCACGGGGATGACGCCCGAGGACTGGTTCTGGATCTGCTTGATCGGGGCGCCGTACTCGCGGATGTTCGTGAGGTTGAACGCCACGCCGCCGCCGCGCTTCGAGAGCTGCAGGGCGGAGTTGATCGAGCGGCCGATCGACTCCATGTTGTCCTCGATGCGCAGCAGGAAGCACGACACGAGCTCGCCGCGCTGCTTCTTGCCCGCGTTGAGGAAGGTCGGGGTGGCCGGCTGGAAGCGGCCGTTGACGACCTCGTCGACGATGTGCTCCGCGAGCGTCTCGTCGCCCGAGGCGAGCGCGAGCGCGACGTTCACGACGCGGTCCTCGTAGCGCTCGAGGTAGCGCTTCCCGTCGAACGTCTTGAGCGTGTACGACGTGTAGTACTTGAAGGCGCCGAGGAACGTCGGGAAGCGGAACTTGTAGCCGTAGGCCCGCTTCATGAGCGACTTGATGAACTCGAAGGAGTACTGGTCGAGCACGTCCTTCTCGTAGTAGTCGTTCTCGACGAGGTAGTCGAGCTTCTCCTTGAGCGAGTGGAAGAAGACGGTGTTCTGGTTGACGTGCTGCAGGAAGTACTGGTTCGCGGCCTCGCGGTCCTTCTCGAACTGGATCTTGCCGTCCGGTCCGTAGAGGTTGAGCATCGCGTTGAGCGCGTGGTAGTCCATCGCCGACGTCTTGCCCGTCGTCATCTCGGGCGTCACTGTCGCCATAGTCCATCCAATCCGTCGTTGACGACGCGCACGTCGTCGGGGGTTCCGAAGAGTTCGAAGCGGTAGAGGTGCGGCACGTCGCACTTGCGGGCGATGATGTCGCCCGCAAGCCCGTAGCCCGCACCGAAGTTGGTGTTGCCGGCGCTGATGACGCCTCGCAGGTGCTTGCGGTTCTGCTCGTCGTTGAGGAACCGGATCACCTGCTTCGGCACCGCGCCCTTGCCGTCGCCGCCGCCGTAGGTCGGCACGATGAGCACGAACGGCTCTCGCTGCTCGAGCGGCGGGTCGGAGGCGTAGAGGGGGATGCGCGCGGCCGGTCGGCCGAGCTTCTCCACGAAGCGGGCGGTGTTGCCCGACACGCTCGAGAAGTAGACGACCTGGTTCACGGCCCCCTCCTGCCGGCGGCGCGGCTCAAGCCGCGATGATCGCCTTGATGCGGTCGGGCTGGAAGCCCGACCAGTGCTGCTCGTCGGCGATCACGACGGGAGCCTGCATGTAGCCGAGCTCCTTGACCGTCTGCAGCGCCTTGTCGTCGGCGGTCACGTCGAAGATCTCGTACTCGATGCCCTGGGCGTCGAGCGCGCGGGTGGTCATCGTGCACTGCACGCAGGCGGGCTTCGAATAGACGGTGACGGTCATGGCCGCTCTCCTCGGGATGGTTCCGGTGCTGGGGTCTCGTGGTCCGGCCGTGGCCGGGCTCCCACTATATGTGGGGTCTGACGGCGATCAAGGACACAAGATGGTGTGTTTCTCCACACCTGAGTCAACAAGAACTCCACAGGTGTCATTCCCGCCGCGGAACGACGCGGAAAAGCCTGTGGACAGTCGTCGCTGACACCTGTGGGGAGTCGGTCGGAAGATCTCGGCGACACGCCGAGCGAGACTTACAACGGTGTCGTTCGGGGTCGTCATCGGTCACCTCCGGGGGCTCGAGGAGCACGCTACGCCGGACCACCCACATGCCCAGGCGGCGCTCACGAGGCGCCCAGCCGCCCCCCGTAGCGTTGCCTGCATACCGATGGAGAAGGAGGCAGCATGGCTGACATCACCGGCAAGAAGGTCGCGTTCGTGCTCACGGACGGCTTCGAGGACTCCGAGCTCACGAGCCCCTGGGAGGCGGTGCAGAGCGCCGGCGGCGAGCCGACGCTCGTCTCGCCGAAGGAGGGCTCGATCGAGGGCAAGAACGGGCACGAGCAGGCGGTGGATGCGTCACCCGGGTCGGTGAGCGCATCCGACTTCGACGCCCTCGTGCTCCCGGGCGGCGTGGTGAACGCCGACCACCTGCGCATGGACGAGGCCTCCGTCGCGCTCGTCAAGGGCTTCGCCGACGCGGGCAAGCCCATCGGCGTCATCTGCCACGGCGCGTGGATCCTCATCGAGGCGGGCGCCGTCGACGGCCGCCGGATCACGAGCTACCCGAGCCTCAAGACCGACCTGCGCAACGCCGGCGCCGACTGGGTCGACGAGGAGGTCGTCACCGACAAGGGCCTCGTCTCGAGCCGCACGCCCGACGACCTGCCCGCGTTCAACGCGAAGATCGTCGAGGAGTTCGCCGAGGGCACGCACGACCGCTGATCCGAGCGGTGAGGAGCCGGCTGCCCGCTGCGGCAGTCGGCTCCTGCCATCGGGGGAGGGTCAGCCCTCCTGCCACCCGAGCTCTCGCGCCACGGCGACGAGCGAGCCGAGCAGGTGGGCGTTGTAGTCGAGGCCGAGCTGGCTCGGGAGCGCGAAGAGCACCGTGTCGGCCGCTTGCACCGCCTCGTCGGCGAGCAGCCGGCGGGCGACGTGCTCCGGCTCGCCCGCATAGGTCGGGCCGCCGCGCACCGCACCGCCCTCCAGTCGCCCGATGCCGTCGCGCTGCTCGTCGGCGAGCCCGAAGTAGC is a window of Agrococcus sp. Marseille-Q4369 DNA encoding:
- a CDS encoding type 1 glutamine amidotransferase domain-containing protein, with translation MADITGKKVAFVLTDGFEDSELTSPWEAVQSAGGEPTLVSPKEGSIEGKNGHEQAVDASPGSVSASDFDALVLPGGVVNADHLRMDEASVALVKGFADAGKPIGVICHGAWILIEAGAVDGRRITSYPSLKTDLRNAGADWVDEEVVTDKGLVSSRTPDDLPAFNAKIVEEFAEGTHDR
- the nrdE gene encoding class 1b ribonucleoside-diphosphate reductase subunit alpha, which encodes MATVTPEMTTGKTSAMDYHALNAMLNLYGPDGKIQFEKDREAANQYFLQHVNQNTVFFHSLKEKLDYLVENDYYEKDVLDQYSFEFIKSLMKRAYGYKFRFPTFLGAFKYYTSYTLKTFDGKRYLERYEDRVVNVALALASGDETLAEHIVDEVVNGRFQPATPTFLNAGKKQRGELVSCFLLRIEDNMESIGRSINSALQLSKRGGGVAFNLTNIREYGAPIKQIQNQSSGVIPVMKLFEDSFSYANQLGARQGAGAVYLQAHHPDIMRFLDTKRENADEKIRIKTLSLGVVVPDITFELAKKGEDMYLFSPYDVERVYGVPFSDISVTEKYHEMVDDARITKTKINAREFFQTLAEIQFESGYPYIMFEDTVNRANPIDGRINMSNLCSEILQVNTPSTYDDDLDYVSVGKDISCNLGSMNIALSMDSPDFGKTVETAIRALTAVSDQSNIGSVPSIARGNDMSHAIGLGQMNLHGYLGRERIFYGSEEGIDFTNIYFYTVLFHALRASNRIAQEKGRTFEGFERSKYATGEFFDKYTEQEWKPATARVQELFDASEIHIPTQDDWRELKALVQEHGIYNQNLQAVPPTGSISYINNSTSSIHPIAAKIEIRKEGKLGRVYYPAPFMTNDNLEYFQDAYEIGPDKIIDTYAAATQHVDQGLSLTLFFKDTATTRDINRAQISAWRKGIKTIYYVRLRQLALEGTEVDGCVSCML
- a CDS encoding TerC family protein, whose translation is MDVPFYAWLAVLAAIVVMLAIDLFAHRRAHVISVREALAWSIVWALSGISFGIVVWNLWGAELGQQYFAGYLIEKSLAVDNVFVWAIIFAAFSVPRELQHRVLFLGVLGALVFRGIFIAVGATLIESFAWILYVFAAFLIVTGIQMLRTRNEHVHPERSRVLRLFRRVVPMTDAYHGQRFLARKAGVVVATPLLAVLVLVEMTDIVFAVDSIPAIFAVTSEPFLVFTANAFAILGLRAMYFLLADLIHRFVYLKVGLSLVLIWVGGKMALLDVLHIPTLVSLTVVALIIGISIAVSLAATRGQERRAVETAPTGSFCVATAAELAELEPLLSRRRARERVAVRRQPPGSTERS
- the glsA gene encoding glutaminase A — its product is MRNPIPELLDEMLRECADDDGGELHDEIPELAEADPDRFAIALCTADGTVYATGDAEHRFTIQSISKPLVYALALADRGLEKVLEHVGVEPSGDAFHEISLEPSGRPRNPMINVGAVTTHSLVGDPAWSLAERDERVRVGLSAFAGRELEIDEAVFESERSVASHTLALAYLSHSQGKLDGEPHDAVDGYIRQCSMLVDVRDLAVMAMTLANGGRNPITGEQVVPVWACTQALSVMATCGMYDAAGDWMSRVGIPAKSGVAGGVLGTLPGQIGAGAFSPRLDDVGTSVRGARAFARMSTELGLHLMHAPELATHVLYGVVEPDTDGDGLREVQLQGTMQFAAAEAALRELEALPEEDAPLVLDLSRVVSASAIGRRLLSEAVERMRADGREVRVTDPDGVLGA
- the nrdF gene encoding class 1b ribonucleoside-diphosphate reductase subunit beta; the encoded protein is MDTQETPASVFDDAIDAPTLAEEAGAAIEADHAEIQEALDGPAQTEAQKRQHRHNHLVQAINWNRIEDDKDLEVWNRLVNNFWLPEKVPLSNDIQSWATLTEDEKLLTMRVFTGLTLLDTIQGTVGAVSLIPDAVTPHEEAVLTNIAFMESVHAKSYSSIFSTLASTKEIDDAFRWSTENPYLQRKAEIIIGYYEGDDPLKRKVASTLLESFMFYSGFYLPMYWSSRAKLTNTADMIRLIIRDEAVHGYYIGYKFQKGYEKLSPEKQAEIKDYTYSLLYELYENESKYSAELYDPVGLTEDVKKFLHYNANKALMNLGFEPLFPSTVTDVNPAILSSLSPNADENHDFFSGSGSSYVIGKAEATEDEDWDF
- the nrdI gene encoding class Ib ribonucleoside-diphosphate reductase assembly flavoprotein NrdI; this encodes MNQVVYFSSVSGNTARFVEKLGRPAARIPLYASDPPLEQREPFVLIVPTYGGGDGKGAVPKQVIRFLNDEQNRKHLRGVISAGNTNFGAGYGLAGDIIARKCDVPHLYRFELFGTPDDVRVVNDGLDGLWRQ
- the nrdH gene encoding glutaredoxin-like protein NrdH, with translation MTVTVYSKPACVQCTMTTRALDAQGIEYEIFDVTADDKALQTVKELGYMQAPVVIADEQHWSGFQPDRIKAIIAA
- a CDS encoding glutaminase, whose product is MHTPVTDFLEQVRLSCADSDEGELAHYIPQLAEADPAPFGAALCMLDGTVYGVGDAEHRFTIQSISKPFVYALALADRGLDEVLEHVGVEPSGDAFSEISLEPNGRPRNPMINIGAITTHALAGARDAGGDESTARVIEGLSAFAGRALEVDEVVYESERSTADRNMALAYLVRAQGKLQDEPRLAVDGYSRQCSVLVDVRDLAVMAMTLAAGGRNPLTGERVVPRWVCRQVLSVMATCGMYDAAGDWMSTVGIPAKSGVSGGIIGALPGQVGIGTFSPRLDRSGNSVRGVRMCEQLSAEMGLHLMETPEVASHVVHGVIQPEAGHGSHEVQLQGVMHFAAAEAALRALARLPDDGAPVVLELSRVPSANDIGRRMLREGMRRMGADGRAVSVVDPDGVLEG